One genomic region from Sorangium aterium encodes:
- a CDS encoding putative quinol monooxygenase: MIIEYIRYAIPAEQAQAFLSAYRAAATELRGSVHCLDYEISRCTEEPTSFVVRIRWDSLEGHLQGFRKEASFPSFFAKVKPFFENIQEMRHYALTDVAGAGGRPGG, from the coding sequence ATGATCATCGAGTACATTCGCTACGCCATCCCCGCAGAGCAAGCGCAGGCGTTCCTGTCCGCTTATCGCGCTGCAGCCACGGAGCTGCGCGGCTCCGTGCATTGCCTCGACTACGAGATCTCCCGATGCACCGAGGAGCCGACGAGCTTCGTCGTCCGCATCCGCTGGGACTCGCTGGAAGGCCACCTCCAGGGGTTTCGAAAGGAGGCTTCGTTCCCGTCATTCTTCGCCAAGGTGAAGCCCTTCTTCGAAAATATCCAGGAGATGAGGCACTACGCCTTGACCGATGTCGCCGGCGCGGGGGGCCGCCCTGGCGGCTGA
- a CDS encoding LysR family transcriptional regulator produces the protein MSRFIDDVYGSAYYTSTMRLQSVDTHLVVALHALLQERSVTRAARRVGVTQPSMSHALSRLRAHFGDPLLVQVGRKMTLSERARDLLPRAAEAVERLEHVFGQAERFDPRRSTRTFRLVATDNLELLVLPSLTRILAAEAPHVNLRCRNIPPDFAELLRRGELDAKLGRGGPVPDGCRSTQLAAEQLVCLMRRGHPASRKALTAARYAACGHLMISPHGEDHNVIDQELAARGLRRRVTLTVSHFLVAPFILSGSDLLLTVSARVAVALARKLDLVVRPCPLDARGYTLTLVWPERSEGDEGHSWLRAAIERAVACEPVAGLGEGG, from the coding sequence GTGAGCCGATTCATAGACGATGTCTATGGGTCGGCGTACTATACATCGACGATGCGTTTGCAATCGGTGGACACCCACCTTGTCGTGGCCTTGCACGCTTTGCTCCAGGAGAGGAGCGTCACGCGCGCTGCGCGCCGGGTGGGCGTGACGCAGCCCTCGATGAGCCACGCGCTTTCACGGCTGCGCGCCCATTTCGGGGATCCATTGCTCGTCCAGGTGGGCAGAAAGATGACGTTGAGCGAGCGAGCGCGGGACCTTTTGCCGAGAGCCGCCGAGGCCGTCGAGCGGCTCGAGCACGTCTTCGGCCAGGCCGAGCGGTTCGATCCGAGGCGCTCGACCCGCACGTTCCGGCTCGTCGCGACCGACAACCTGGAGCTGCTCGTGCTCCCGTCGTTGACCAGGATCCTCGCCGCCGAGGCGCCGCACGTCAACCTGCGGTGCCGCAACATCCCGCCGGATTTCGCCGAGCTCCTGCGCCGTGGCGAGCTCGACGCCAAGCTGGGGCGCGGCGGGCCGGTGCCCGACGGATGCCGGTCCACGCAGCTCGCGGCCGAGCAGCTCGTCTGCCTGATGCGGCGGGGCCACCCGGCCTCCCGGAAGGCGCTCACCGCGGCGCGCTACGCGGCCTGCGGGCACCTGATGATCTCGCCGCACGGAGAGGACCACAACGTCATCGATCAGGAGCTGGCGGCGCGGGGGCTGCGTCGTCGGGTGACCCTGACCGTGTCGCATTTCCTCGTCGCTCCGTTCATCCTCTCCGGCTCTGACCTGCTGCTCACCGTGTCTGCGCGGGTCGCCGTGGCGCTGGCCCGGAAGCTCGATCTCGTGGTGCGGCCGTGTCCGCTCGATGCCAGAGGTTACACCTTGACGCTCGTCTGGCCGGAACGCTCCGAGGGCGACGAGGGCCACAGCTGGCTTCGCGCCGCCATCGAGCGCGCCGTCGCGTGTGAGCCGGTCGCGGGGCTGGGCGAAGGCGGCTGA
- a CDS encoding DUF5682 family protein codes for MDLDRLAAVHLFPVRHHSPRSSATLRAYLDEVRPKAIFVEGPSDATPLLEALVDPKTVPPVAILGYRTDGEPASSLWPFAAYSPEYVAVKWAFEHGARVELIDIPVGTTLAPFDGAPVGHDDADDPGGHEREIDEDRGEHGDHGEHGEHTDDGGAGDGGDGGPPSAEEPQESIYAACARARGFRSFEEFWEASFEAPRYDPGPFREALLAYADLVRSDGDRLIHRARDAYMARSILERMGPDLAPHEVAAVLGAAHAAAFAARDVDPALEARLPAPIPCAVTLIPFSFPRLSEQLGYGAGNRAPQYYQRAHDAGGDFRRATLEVLIDFTEHLRLRGFMASLADTIEAFRLAVSLAELRGKAEPGLDEVREATIATMCRGDATHVDGFLWPAVIGRNVGRVGGGIGKNSLQEEFWREVRERRLPATDAPESFRLSLTNEVEVGTSVLLHRLRIAKIPYAAYAGARAAGRGGAGARGQRRGQAASEVPPDELLRQLSETWEAQWTPATDVALVEKIVLGDTLEQVATRLLEEDLAACHTTGEAADVLLNAVLASSARAAASALDACDRFAAGDSDLPSLARACRAFAGLASFGSSRSLSSLGDGVIATMLEKTFARAVLRVHGGCTGSDEAVAPAKEALRTLHDVALSQPIVDRAAWFEAARALVDSDAVNPTASGLACGLLYLAQVIDDAEVARIVGLRLGSAAPPEAAASFLAGFLEVNALVLVKSRPVVEALDAFLGGILPERFKDTLPVLRRAFAALGATERRYLLENVLAARKLGDKARAAQAVLLEKDREKLKEMSEDLSQAMDDLDDLL; via the coding sequence ATGGACCTCGACCGGCTCGCCGCCGTGCACCTCTTCCCGGTGCGCCACCACTCGCCGCGCTCCAGCGCGACGCTGCGCGCCTACCTCGACGAGGTGCGCCCGAAGGCGATCTTCGTCGAGGGCCCGAGCGACGCTACGCCGCTCCTCGAGGCGCTCGTCGACCCGAAGACCGTCCCGCCCGTGGCGATCCTCGGCTACCGCACCGACGGGGAGCCCGCGTCGTCGCTGTGGCCGTTCGCCGCCTACTCGCCCGAGTACGTCGCGGTGAAATGGGCCTTCGAGCACGGCGCGCGCGTCGAGCTCATCGACATCCCCGTCGGCACGACGCTCGCGCCCTTCGACGGCGCCCCGGTCGGCCACGACGACGCCGACGATCCGGGCGGCCACGAGCGCGAGATCGACGAGGACCGCGGCGAGCACGGTGACCACGGTGAACACGGCGAGCACACAGACGACGGCGGCGCAGGGGACGGCGGCGACGGCGGGCCGCCCAGCGCGGAGGAGCCGCAGGAGAGCATCTATGCGGCCTGCGCGCGCGCCCGGGGCTTCCGCTCGTTCGAGGAGTTCTGGGAGGCCTCGTTCGAGGCGCCCCGCTACGATCCCGGGCCGTTCCGCGAGGCCCTGCTCGCGTACGCGGACCTGGTGCGCAGCGACGGGGACCGGCTGATCCACCGGGCGCGCGACGCCTACATGGCGCGGAGCATCCTCGAGCGCATGGGGCCGGACCTCGCCCCGCACGAGGTCGCGGCCGTGCTCGGCGCGGCGCACGCGGCGGCGTTCGCGGCGCGCGACGTCGATCCGGCGCTCGAGGCGCGGCTGCCGGCGCCGATCCCGTGCGCCGTGACGCTCATCCCGTTCAGCTTTCCGCGGCTCTCCGAGCAGCTCGGCTACGGCGCGGGCAACCGGGCGCCGCAGTACTACCAGCGCGCGCACGACGCGGGCGGCGACTTCCGGCGCGCCACCCTCGAGGTGCTGATCGACTTCACCGAGCACCTCCGCCTCCGCGGCTTCATGGCCTCGCTCGCCGACACCATCGAGGCCTTCCGCCTCGCGGTCTCGCTCGCCGAGCTCCGCGGCAAGGCGGAGCCCGGCCTCGACGAGGTGCGCGAGGCGACGATCGCCACGATGTGCCGCGGCGACGCCACGCACGTCGACGGCTTCCTCTGGCCTGCCGTCATCGGGCGCAACGTGGGCCGCGTCGGGGGCGGCATCGGGAAGAACTCGCTCCAGGAGGAGTTCTGGCGCGAGGTGCGCGAGCGCAGGCTCCCCGCCACCGACGCGCCCGAGTCGTTCCGGCTGTCGCTCACGAACGAGGTCGAGGTCGGGACGAGCGTGCTCCTGCACCGGCTCCGCATCGCGAAGATCCCCTACGCGGCGTACGCCGGCGCCCGGGCGGCCGGGCGGGGCGGCGCGGGCGCTCGCGGGCAGCGGCGCGGGCAGGCGGCGAGCGAGGTGCCGCCGGACGAGCTGCTCCGGCAGCTGAGCGAGACGTGGGAGGCGCAGTGGACGCCGGCGACCGACGTGGCGCTCGTCGAGAAGATCGTCCTCGGCGACACGCTGGAGCAGGTGGCGACGCGGCTGCTCGAGGAGGACCTGGCGGCGTGCCACACGACCGGCGAGGCCGCCGACGTGCTGCTGAACGCCGTGCTCGCGTCGAGCGCCCGCGCGGCGGCCTCGGCGCTCGACGCGTGCGACCGGTTCGCCGCGGGCGACAGCGACCTGCCGTCGCTCGCCCGGGCGTGCCGCGCCTTCGCGGGGCTCGCGTCGTTCGGGTCGTCGCGCTCGCTGTCGTCGCTCGGCGACGGCGTGATCGCGACGATGCTGGAGAAGACGTTCGCGCGCGCGGTCCTGCGCGTCCACGGCGGCTGCACGGGCAGCGACGAGGCGGTCGCCCCGGCCAAGGAGGCGCTGCGCACGCTGCACGACGTGGCGCTGTCGCAGCCGATCGTCGACCGCGCCGCGTGGTTCGAGGCGGCGCGGGCGCTCGTGGACAGCGACGCGGTGAACCCCACGGCGTCGGGCCTCGCGTGCGGGCTGCTCTACCTGGCGCAGGTGATCGACGACGCCGAGGTGGCGAGGATCGTCGGCCTGCGGCTCGGGAGCGCGGCCCCGCCCGAGGCGGCGGCGTCGTTCCTGGCCGGCTTCCTCGAGGTGAACGCGCTGGTGCTCGTGAAGAGCCGCCCCGTGGTCGAGGCGCTCGACGCGTTCCTCGGGGGCATCCTTCCCGAGCGCTTCAAGGACACGCTCCCGGTCCTGCGGCGCGCCTTCGCGGCGCTCGGCGCGACCGAGCGGCGGTACCTGCTCGAGAACGTGCTCGCCGCGCGGAAGCTCGGGGACAAGGCCCGCGCGGCGCAGGCGGTGCTCCTGGAGAAGGACCGCGAGAAGCTGAAGGAGATGAGCGAGGACCTGTCTCAGGCCATGGACGACCTGGACGACCTGCTCTGA
- a CDS encoding ATP-binding protein — protein MSDLRQPAETKYENELAALAANDTAPRPPGWRLSPRAVETYILGSDKPVGGVAISPKYIGDRALVQVALATLASDRALMLVGEPGTAKSWLSEHLSAAISGTSALVVQGTAGTSEEHVKYGWNYALLLAEGPSQKALVPSPILRAMRDGRFARFEEITRTSSEIQDALISILSEKQIAVPELDQVVPAQRGFNLIATANTRDRGVNEMSAALKRRFNFITVPVVDDLEQEIRIVQKREAELRGDYQVGVEPPAELAKLLVTLFQELRAGVTKDGKTKVKTPGSVLSTAEAISVLFNSGILAQHFGTGKVTADDLSRSLLGAVSKEGGDDLKAVREYCETVAKGRAGLWKEFYASAKKRLAI, from the coding sequence ATGAGCGACCTGCGCCAGCCCGCCGAGACCAAGTACGAAAACGAGCTCGCGGCCCTCGCCGCCAACGACACGGCGCCGAGGCCGCCCGGGTGGCGCCTCTCGCCGAGGGCCGTCGAGACGTACATCCTCGGCAGCGACAAACCCGTCGGCGGCGTCGCGATCTCCCCCAAGTACATCGGCGATCGCGCCCTCGTGCAGGTCGCCCTCGCGACCCTCGCCTCCGACCGCGCCCTCATGCTCGTCGGCGAGCCGGGCACCGCCAAGAGCTGGCTCTCCGAGCACCTCTCCGCCGCCATCAGCGGCACGAGCGCCCTCGTCGTCCAGGGCACCGCTGGCACCAGCGAGGAGCACGTCAAATACGGCTGGAACTACGCCCTGCTCCTCGCAGAAGGGCCCTCGCAGAAGGCGCTCGTGCCCTCGCCCATCCTCCGCGCCATGCGCGACGGGCGCTTCGCGCGCTTCGAGGAGATCACCCGCACCTCGTCGGAGATCCAGGACGCGCTCATCTCCATCCTGTCCGAGAAGCAGATCGCCGTCCCCGAGCTCGACCAGGTCGTCCCCGCGCAGCGCGGCTTCAACCTCATCGCCACCGCCAACACACGCGACCGCGGCGTCAACGAGATGAGCGCCGCCCTCAAGCGCCGCTTCAACTTCATCACCGTCCCCGTCGTCGACGACCTCGAGCAGGAGATCCGCATCGTGCAGAAGCGCGAGGCCGAGCTCCGGGGCGACTACCAGGTCGGCGTCGAGCCGCCCGCCGAGCTCGCCAAGCTGCTCGTCACGCTCTTCCAGGAGCTCCGCGCCGGCGTCACCAAGGACGGCAAGACCAAGGTGAAGACCCCGGGCTCCGTCCTGTCGACCGCGGAGGCCATCAGCGTGCTCTTCAACAGCGGCATCCTCGCGCAGCACTTCGGCACCGGGAAGGTTACCGCCGACGACCTCTCCCGGTCGCTGCTCGGCGCCGTGAGCAAGGAGGGCGGCGACGACCTCAAGGCCGTCCGCGAGTACTGCGAGACCGTGGCCAAGGGCCGCGCAGGGCTCTGGAAGGAGTTCTACGCCTCCGCCAAGAAGCGCCTCGCGATCTGA